One window of Siniperca chuatsi isolate FFG_IHB_CAS linkage group LG19, ASM2008510v1, whole genome shotgun sequence genomic DNA carries:
- the LOC122867082 gene encoding uncharacterized protein LOC122867082 yields PESFLPGERGLDVLSCSGKQHRVGGTLHCPLSPIVTDKGRKMAALLLLLFSIGALFFSSNAQEAYNKLPETYRKGVDLALEKLSSHDGIQHHFLFLRSITKSDIESGFDVSYIYHHFYLKATKCQKGTVDSTACQFRNDRPLIDCAVCYKTFGGEIEQEPKPYVHCVHKPALTEEMKAGRVEHCNTMGYSSGSLTLLQSTGTK; encoded by the exons CCAGAGAGTTTTCTCCCAGGAGAAAGAGGGCTGGATGTTCTTTCCTGTTCAGGAAAACAACACAGAGTGGGTGGTACGTTGCACTGTCCCCTCTCCCCCATTGTTACAGACAAAGGGAGAAAGATGGCTGCtttattgctgctgctgttcagcaTTGGAGCCTTGTTCTTTTCCTCTAATGCACAGGAGGCTTACAATAAACTCCCTGAAACCTACAGGAAAGGAGTGGATCTGGCCCTGGAGAAACTCAGCTCGCATGATGGAATCCAGCACCATTTTCTCTTCCTCAGAAGTATTACAAAGTCAGACATTGAg TCTGGTTTTGATGTGAGCTACATCTACCACCACTTCTACCTTAAAGCCACCAAGTGTCAAAAGGGAACGGTTGACTCCACAGCGTGTCAGTTCAGAAACGACAGA CCGCTGATAGACTGTGCAGTCTGTTACAAAACATTTGGAGGAGAAATTGAACAGGAGCCCAAACCGTATGTTCACTGTGTCCACAAACCGGCCCTTACAGAG GAGATGAAGGCGGGCAGAGTAGAGCACTGCAATACAATGGGTTACAGTAGTGGATCCCTAACTCTTCTGCAATCAACAGGAACAAAGTGA
- the LOC122866350 gene encoding uncharacterized protein LOC122866350, with product MAAGLLLLVCAGAVLFSAGAQDPYDELADNYKIGVDLALEQLNSHTGVHHHFHFLRSLEKSDIESGFGVKYLYHHFYLKPTTCPKGTTESNTQRCPFRNDRPLMDCVVCYKTADDRIESSPKPYVHCIQKPRLTKEMTTTRMEHCKKMSYNSGAPTLLAVSTGKN from the exons atGGCTGCTGGGTTGCTGTTGCTGGTTTGTGCTGGAGCTGTGCTGTTCTCTGCCGGGGCCCAGGATCCTTATGATGAGCTGGCTGATAACTACAAGATAGGAGTGGATCTGGCATTAGAGCAACTCAACTCTCATACCGGGGTGCACCACCATTTCCACTTCCTGAGAAGTCTGGAGAAGTCAGACATTGAG TCTGGATTTGGTGTGAAATACCTCTACCACCACTTTTACCTGAAGCCCACCACATGTCCCAAAGGAACAACTGAATCAAACACTCAGAGATGCCCCTTCAGGAATGACAGA CCACTGATGGACTGTGTAGTGTGCTACAAAACAGCAGATGACCGCATAGAATCGAGCCCCAAGCCGTATGTTCACTGTATTCAGAAACCAAGACTCACAAAG GAAATGACGACTACCAGGATGGAGCACTGCAAAAAAATGAGTTACAACAGTGGAGCTCCTACACTGTTGGCTGTGTCTACTggcaaaaattaa
- the LOC122866353 gene encoding LOW QUALITY PROTEIN: mannose-specific lectin-like (The sequence of the model RefSeq protein was modified relative to this genomic sequence to represent the inferred CDS: inserted 3 bases in 2 codons): MSRNYLSKNNELHEXDYLMSNNGXWKAVFQDDGNFVIYGWKPVWASDTYGSDVFRLCMQADCNLVMYNKCNEPKWHTNTYISGEANMCRLQLTDDGKLLVLKEGEELWSSATSKGTR, translated from the exons ATGAGCAGAAACTACTTgtccaaaaacaatgagctcCATGA AGACTACCTGATGTCCAACAACG AGTGGAAGGCTGTTTTCCAG GATGATGGTAACTTTGTCATCTATGGCTGGAAGCCTGTGTGGGCTTCAGACACTTACGGATCAGATGTTTTCCGCCTGTGCATGCAGGCTGACTGCAACTTGGTCATGTACAACAAGTGTAATGAACCCAAgtggcacacaaacacatacatcagTGGGGAGGCCAACATGTGCCGTCTTCAGCTGACCGACGACGGCAAACTGCTGGTGTTAAAGGAAGGTGAAGAACTTTggagctctgctacctccaaaGGCACGAGATGA
- the LOC122866352 gene encoding mannose-specific lectin-like, whose protein sequence is MSRNYLSKNNELRKGDYLMSNNGEWKAVFQDDGNFVIYGWKPVWASDTYGSDVFRLCMQADCNLVMYNKCNEPKWHTNTYISGEANMCRLQLTDDGKLLVFKEGEELWSSATSKGTR, encoded by the exons ATGAGCAGAAACTACTTgtccaaaaacaatgagctcCGCAAGGGAGACTACCTGATGTCCAACAACGGGGAGTGGAAGGCTGTTTTCCAG GATGATGGTAACTTTGTCATCTATGGCTGGAAGCCTGTGTGGGCTTCAGACACTTACGGATCAGATGTTTTCCGCCTGTGCATGCAGGCTGACTGCAACTTGGTCATGTACAACAAGTGTAATGAACCCAAgtggcacacaaacacatacatcagTGGGGAGGCCAACATGTGCCGTCTTCAGCTGACCGACGACGGCAAACTGCTGGTGTTCAAGGAAGGTGAAGAACTTTggagctctgctacctccaaaGGCACGAGATGA
- the LOC122866351 gene encoding mannose-specific lectin-like, with amino-acid sequence MSRNYLSKSNELRKGDYLMFNNGEWKAVFQDDGNFVIYGWKPVWASDTYRSDVFRLCMQADCNLVMYNKCNEPKWHTNTYISGEANMCRLQLTDDRKLLVFKEGEELWSSATSKGSKVLDDLCLPCKLYVC; translated from the exons ATGAGCAGAAACTACTTGTCCAAAAGCAATGAGCTCCGCAAGGGAGACTACCTGATGTTCAACAACGGGGAATGGAAGGCTGTTTTCCAG GATGATGGTAACTTTGTCATCTATGGCTGGAAGCCTGTGTGGGCTTCAGACACTTACAGATCAGATGTTTTCCGCCTGTGCATGCAGGCTGACTGCAACTTGGTCATGTACAACAAGTGTAATGAACCCAAgtggcacacaaacacatacatcagTGGGGAGGCCAACATGTGCCGTCTTCAGCTGACCGACGACCGCAAACTGCTGGTGTTCAAGGAAGGTGAAGAACTTTggagctctgctacctccaaaGGCTCCAAAGTACTAGATGACCTGTGTTTGCCCTGTAAACTGTATGTCTGCTGA